A window of Gossypium hirsutum isolate 1008001.06 chromosome D13, Gossypium_hirsutum_v2.1, whole genome shotgun sequence genomic DNA:
tatgaccaattatacacaaatcattcatatgttcttccaattttcctcctcctcctcctctccattccacatccttaatgtgtataacacacttaaacaacattaactacaatttcactattcactcacatgtatattcaaagctatcaattcgagtcagagtcactaaattatttttacctgaatctacagaactccaaattaagatcagtAAATTTTcccgaaactagattcacatatcctcttaccataaaattttcaaaattttttgtttagccaaatagtacagtttattctttaaagtttcccctgtttcactgttcgacagttctgacctctttcactaaaaattaattatctcattgtacagacttcggatattgtttctgtttatttctcttgaaaatagattcactgaggattctaaacatataaattttattccaaaattattttttacaatttttgacaattttccaaagtcagaacaggggattccgaactcattctaattgtgtctaactaaacttcaaatatctcaaaatatataactcttttgtttgctctgtttctttcatgtgaaaatagactcattcagcttcaatttcatatattatttagcctctaattcaatcttcaccagttttagttatttttcaaagtcacacaactgttgctgtctaaactgttttattgctaaatgtactctttcataatttcactttttcattttcaatcacaattcaattcaaaattcacttttccatttctaagtcgatattcaattcaattccacacatatattcattattcaattacacttagtcaatttcccgatgaacacttcggaataataacagatactcggtggattcagcacatagcaaccgccttattaatcaatgatgtccggtggaatcagcacatagcaaccatcttactaatcaatgatgttcggttcacatagtagcctgcacatagtactacacacgtgatcgaaactatccggtacgcatagtatcctgcacatagtactacacatgcgacctatcattccggtacacgtagtagcctgcacatagtactatacACATGaccatcattttcacttttacatagtggcctacacacaatccgtgccacacatgtgatcatttctgtcacttcattcgtatcccttttcaTTCCAAAGGTTCACTCGGGAaaatttcactttttctcacttttttttatcgatcaatttcaatttctcatctttcttgatttataacaatacatttaacttatataaccttcatactattcattccagtccaaaaatcataattttgtaaaattacattttgcccctaaagtttcacaaaattacaatttttcccctaggctcgtaaaataatttttattcaatttccttacattttaggcctagctgaaccattttcataactatagcagtcctcaatactcacttattcacacacttgtgacatattttataacttttacaaattaatccttttaggcattttcatcgaaaattacttagtacaaatcgtttatcacactccaaacattcatatttttccataaaacatcaaaatacatgcatatcattcatgggtaaatttttcaACACAAGCCCTAattcaaaacaatggtaaaaataggtaaatcttgttacgaggattttaaaaacgtataaatcattaaaaatggggatagaacggacttacaatcgagcttggaagcttgaaaaaccctagccatggtttttcCATGCAAATtcggcctaggggttgaagatggacaaaaattggcctttaattttgtttttaattcattttaataactaaatgaccaaaatacctttaatgaaaaactttggaaacatgcctaaccatacccatttttgtccaccaacttaaccaatggtctaattaccatatagagacctccaatttaaaatttcataacaattggacacctctaacatatagaactcaactttttcactttttataatttagtccttttgactaaattgagtgtccaaacgtcaaaattttcgaacgaaattttcacgaaatcattttgtgaaatcgtagaccataaaaatataatgaaaataatttttttctcgttgaatttgtggtccgaaactactattccggcTAGCCccaaattcaggctattacatcgaacatctagcaaaatagttatattttagttaggaagaaatatctctaataaaatgaagATTAGATtgaaaaagaataatataaaatcatgattaacgtctcaatcttaaatagaaatttgatatgtgaagattgattgcttacattggataattctaacttaataattaattagagtcatttaatcatttgttttcttattaaaatatactatATTTATTTGAgagtacttgattttttttataaaaacccaatttataaaaaatagtaataaaaatgttttataaaatcacataattaataatttttaggaGACAAATTAAAAGATTTTTAACAAAGTAAAACGAtattattttgttcaaaatgaaaaaaaaatttacaaaaataccaCAAAAGGTAAACAATAGCGACGTTTTTATACagtaaaaactttttaaaaaaatcacgcGTTTTATCCTCAAATTTCCATTTTCCCCCCTGAAATCGGTATCCTGAAAACACCCTTTAGGTGTTTCTTTCCGCCACCACCGTCTTCATCATCATCGTTCCCGaaatcaaaatcccaacccatctGCTGCATCGAAATAAAAATAATCACCTCAGCACACTGTTACTCCCTCAGCTCTGCGCGAAACCCTAAAATAATGCCTCCCAAAGCAACTAAATCCAAGGAAGCACCAGCTGAGAGGTCCATCCTCGGCCGATTCTCCTCTCATCTCAAGATCGGAATCGTAACTttcttcttatatatatatttcatttcatttcacttttcgaAGCTAAACTTTTTCCTCTTTTGAATCTCTTTTTCGTTGATTTGCAGGTGGGACTGACTAATGTTGGGAAGTCTACTCTTTTCAACACGCTCACTAAGCTTTCAATCCCAGCTGAGAACTTCCCTTTTTGTACAATCGAACCTAATGAATCCCGAGTTAATGTCCCTGATGAGCGATTCGAATGGCTTTGCCAGTTGTTCAAGCCCAAAAGTGAGGTGTGATCTGTTTTCTGCTTTGTTCTGATTGTCTTTGCATGTAATTAGCATTAATTGCACTTAAGCCACTATGTTTTTACTATATCCATATAAGTCCTGAACCTTCAGTGTTTACTGTAATCAGCCTTTCATTTGAAATGAAGGCTTGTTTGGGTGCAATTCAAGTGCAGGGGCTTACTCAAGTGAAATCGTTCAGGGGCTTTTTTAGTGTGTTAACCATTTTTAATCTAAAAGGTAGATTGTAcactcattattattattttagcttGTTTCCTCTTAAAACTTTGAGATGTTCGATGCAACAGGTTTCAGCTTTCCTAGAAATTCATGATATAGCTGGACTGGTTAGAGGTGCTCATGAAGGGCAAGGATTGGGCAACAACTTCTTGTCTCACATTCGTGCAGTTGATGGTATTTTTCATGTTTAACGTAAGATCCCTAGTCTTTTGAGCTGGAAATATCTCTATTTTATGTTTTTCTGTTAAAAATGGTAGTTTTGTTTAATATGCAGCGTAAGGTTTTAAGTCTAACATTACCTTGTTGAATATAAATTTTACATGTACGACAGAAGGCTTGTTAAAAGTTATCAAAAGGTTTATTTTGGTACTATTTTGAGGTTATCTAAAACCATTTTTGATTTGACAGTTTTTACTACTATGATTTTATTGTAAGGACTCTTTGGAATCTTATTTTTCCAGCTCAATCTTATAGGTGCATTTGAAGATTCAGACATCATCCATGTCGATGACTCTGTGGATCCTGTAAGGGATTTAGAAATTATTAGTGCAGAGTTAAGGTTAAAGGTTTGTTCTTGAATTCTTATGTTCTTGCAATAGGTATTTGGAACTCTGATTTCTATAATACAATTCAAATAGTCTGCTTTTTGGAGTTGGAAGATTAAGTAACACATTTAATAAGCttgaaaatgaaatttgaattaaaaagatTAATACATGTAGACATGTATGTTCGTGCACTTGTTGTCTGCACGTGGCTTTGTTTGGATTTTTTTTGTATTCCTAATATTTGTCATCTCCTTATTCAATATATTTATGGTGGTCTTAATATTGGAAGAAATTTAgctatatacatatttgaaatttaaattgtgGCACCATCTAAAAGATTTCACTCGTTATACTATTTTTAGCTTGTTACACTTGTAATGCTGCTGTTGATTCATTATGAATTTCCTTTTCGCtttgataatattttttattctacTTTTACTTCAACATTGAAGAACCTCTTTGTTTTttatagtttaatatttttttattcattatctCTATCTCTTTGATTATCTTGAGACATGTtaaggtttttaatattttactctCTCTTTGTTTGTCTTGAAacattttaagattttaaataatttactatCTCTTTATCAGTCTTGAAACATTTTAAAGTTTTCTTGAAATATTTTgaggttttttttataatttactatGTCTTTGTCTCTCTTAAAACATTTTgaggtttttaataatttactatatCTTTGGTTGTCTTGGAATAATTTACTATctctttgtttgttttgaaatattttgaGGTTTTAAATAATTTGCTATATCTTTGTCTGTCTTGAAACATTTTAAGGTTTTCTTGAAATATTTTgaggttttaaataatttattatctcTTTATCTGTCTTGAAACATTTTGAGGTTTTATGGTCTTCGATATTGATATAAATTAAACACCTAAGACTGATTTAAAATCATCAGTTCAAATCCTGAAGACCATGACTTTGGTGATGGTCAAATGTCACTGTTAAAGACAAGCAGTCACCATATATAAGTCTATGTTTatctaatttatattttttattgtaatttttaaggACTAGTTTAGCATAGTCAAGGATTCATTTAATCAGATTATCAGGTTTATTCTTTATGAGCTTATGCTATTGAGCTATATTTGTTTATGGGGTGGGCTATACAAATGCCAAAAAGTGATGTTGCTTGTTATATTACAGGTTAAGGCATGGCTTGCAGATGAAAAAGATGTTCGCCTTGGGGACTAGAAAGCAGCTGATATTGAGATATTGAATACTTTTCAATTGCTTAGTGCCAAGCCGGTTGTTTATTTGGTTGGTGTTCCTTTTattttacttctcaatttcttatTGTTATATTGTGTAATACCTTACCAATTTGTATGTTGTAGCTGCTTGTTCTGATAATGTTACTCGTGTAAAGGAAGTAGTTTCTTTCATCTTTCATTGTTTCCGGATTGTATTGAACCTGCAGGTTAACATGACCGAGAAAGATTACCAAAGGAAAAAGAACAAGTTCTTACCAAAGATTCATGCTTGGTATATTCTTTTCCTCTGTGTGCGTGTGTGTATGTGTCTTGGAGATTGGGGTTTGCACAATGCCCTGAAAAACATTGAGATGAAGGTCAAACTAACCTCTGTAATTTTATTTGTGTTTTGAGTTAACGCGTATTCACTTCTATCTGTTTTTGTCTTGAAAATCCATGCCCCTGAGCTTTATTCCAGTATTGGCTTTTACTAGGGCAGGGCTGAAGGAGAAAAGAGAAGCTAGAGATTACACAAAAAATTAGAGAGATTGGAATAAACAGAGAAAATTAGTAGAAAattcgagacatttgtttttttattgtaagaatatttttaacattgtaacttttaacattattgtaagaatattttgaattatacttcagttatcaatttatatcatatatctttcattgaattgaatttgaagtatcatttagatttattgtttttggttggattCTATGCTACAGGAAGGGTTGTATATGGATGAAGATTGAGTGTTACAAATCTACCaaagttagtggcgttttttcataaatgccgctaaagaacggtacttttagcggcgcttgtcGGTACAGCGCTGCTTaaggtcatgttctttaacggcgtttgtgataaagcgccgctaaagcttatgttctttagcggcatttgtgggtaaagcgccactaaaggtcatgttctataacAGTATTTTTTTACAGACGTCGTAAAATTTAAcagcattttttgcggcgcttaaaaacgccgctaaaagcctgttttgctgTAATGTTTTCTGTCACATCATCTGAAAATGCTTCTAACTGGAAGTGCTTTTCACCCAATGATTCAAAAAATGGCTACTTTTCCAACGACAATTTAATTAGTCGTTGCCCCCCAAACAGTcaatatttttttactataacccccccatttcttttcttttttccaattCAATCTTAACTTTCTCTCACATTCTCAATTCTCTCTCAAATTCTTCTCAATACCCACCtaaattcactaatttttttttgctctctcaattttatttattttttatttaaattatctcaacattttcttaaattattttttctaatacAAATTATTTGGGTTTTTTTCGAAATTATCAATGGCAAGTTCTCTAATCCGTCATGATAAGAACCGCATTTTCATCGATCAATTACAaatggtaaaaatatttattattatattttaacattgtataaattttatttatttttttgttatatttgaatttaatattttgtattttttttccttgAATAGGCGGAAGATCGAATTTTGCAATCCAACATTCGTAATCTACCCACTCCTTCATCACCCTTGATCGAATCGTACTTGAGAGAAGCTGGTTTTTCGCACGTGCTCTTGTAGGTATGGGTGTAAGTTGGACCCGACACTCGTAAGCgcattggtggaaagatggagactcGAGACGCACACTTTTCATATTCTATGTGGTGAGCGTACTATCACTCTAGAGGACGTGTAATTATAGCTCAGGTTACTAGTGGATGGGTCCTTAGTGACTAGGACTGTTCATACTGATTGAAAAGCTATATGCGACGAACTATTAGGACTAGTTTCAGAGACAATTTTTGGAGGTTGAATAGAAATGGCttggttaagaagaaattttggtGAGCTTGATGAGAATTCAGTTGAAACCGAAAGAGAACACGCTCGGGATTATATCTTTATGATAATCAAGGGTATCCTAATGCCAAATAAGTCATGAAATCTCGTCCATTTAAGGTGACTGCTAAAACTCGTCAACTTTAGAGAAGCATCAAACTCAGTTGGGGGTTCTTCGTGTTAACATTGTACTAGGAGATGTGTCAGGCGACGCAACCACGAAAAATTGAAATTGGTAGTTGCATGCTACTACTGCAGTCATAGGCGCAATATCGACTACCATCTTTACGTCCTGAAGCAAACTACCCTTACACGTTCCCACtcataacaaggtaaaattcattagATAATCTATTTACCgtgataaaataatttaaagtctaaattattttgttaacAAGTTATTTCAATATATGGAATCATGTGTCGAGTTACGCAAGACTACCGAAAGAGCTGTGAGATATACGGCTTCTGTTAGACCAACGATTTGAAGCGgaggtaattatttttttaaaatttgaattatttattacGATATTTGATTTGAGATttaatagtgtatatatataactaattattattttaatataattttgtatgGATGCCATACGAGGATCCAGCAATTCGGGAATGTATCCCGTCCGAATTCTTGGTGAATCCCAACATCTGGCACGTGAAGGTGTCATTGGTAGTGTACGTTACTATAGAGATGCATGAGTTCGATAAGGTGTCGCGACAATTCGAGTTCAAGCAATTGACTCTAGTGGCACCTCAGGACCTCGATGATCTGCATCCTATCGACTTGGTGGGGAGGCCGGATGAGAATTGTATTAGATTCCACGCCGAATATATCAACATTTGGAGTAATTGGTATGAGTTTTTACCTTCTCGCGAGGCCATTTTCATTCCAGACTTACCTTGCTATCTCGAGTACATGCCTTGGTTTAGGCTTGTTGGCAAGCCATACTTGCGAAGCGAAGAAGATGGGAGTGGAAAACCACATACGAGGAGGCCACAACGGTCGCTGACACATCCAAGGTCTAGTGAGGTGGGTCCATTGTTTGCATATACACAAGAGCCGACATCGATGCCCACACCACCCCCTGGTCAGTATATGTCATCCTATTCTGGTGCGTATGTGAACCCTATTATTTTTACACAAGCACGATATATTCCACCACATTTTTCTATTTCTCCACATTACACAATGATGCAATTGACATTTTTGACAACGACAATGTCAACGACGACGTATAGGATGTCCATGTTTCGGCCACCGACTAAGAGTCCAGTCATTATGCCACTGGTGTACaaaacacaatatagttataCCCCTACGCCAATGGTGACACAAACACCTCCGGGATTATGTTCTATTAAGATAGATCATCTTCCCAACCACCTATTCCTAGACCAGAGGATGCACGAGGGAAACTGAGAAGTAACTAATCGAAATCAACTATGGACGAAGGAGAAGAAAATGAGAGGCCTGTACCAAACCTATACCAGAGGTTCAACCAAAAAGGAAACCGACTTGCAACAGTCTACCATCCCGATGTGGCATACATTCTGACACAAGATAATAGTTGATTTACTTTATTATTGTACTTATCATGTTAACATTTCAATAAATATCAAATGTGTTTATTGCATCGAGGTCAAacatacttattttttaaaataaaaatcgtTTTTCATTAAAGTTGACTtttgttataatttatttatttgtattgtaTGGTAAAAATGTGCTTTTGCAAAGTACAAGTTGATTGCAGTGAATAATTCAATAGATCTATTAATGAGGTGTTGTTCTTGTATCATCCTTTCGATGTAGACATGATGGCACTGTATGCCCTAGGTTCCTACACCACCCGCATTACCTCGATTGGTTTAACTTCTCCCGGATATCCATGTTGTCTCATATTCAAGTGGACATCAgtcgaccttttggtttgcgacACAATGATCTATCGACTAACAACTTG
This region includes:
- the LOC107919683 gene encoding uncharacterized protein isoform X2; the protein is MPYEDPAIRECIPSEFLVNPNIWHVKVSLVVYVTIEMHEFDKVSRQFEFKQLTLVAPQDLDDLHPIDLVGRPDENCIRFHAEYINIWSNWYEFLPSREAIFIPDLPCYLEYMPWFRLVGKPYLRSEEDGSGKPHTRRPQRSLTHPRSSEVGPLFAYTQEPTSMPTPPPGQYMSSYSGCPCFGHRLRVQSLCHWCTKHNIVIPLRQW
- the LOC107919683 gene encoding uncharacterized protein isoform X1, with the translated sequence MHEFDKVSRQFEFKQLTLVAPQDLDDLHPIDLVGRPDENCIRFHAEYINIWSNWYEFLPSREAIFIPDLPCYLEYMPWFRLVGKPYLRSEEDGSGKPHTRRPQRSLTHPRSSEVGPLFAYTQEPTSMPTPPPGQYMSSYSGAYVNPIIFTQARYIPPHFSISPHYTMMQLTFLTTTMSTTTYRMSMFRPPTKSPVIMPLVYKTQYSYTPTPMVTQTPPGLCSIKIDHLPNHLFLDQRMHEGN